One genomic window of Elaeis guineensis isolate ETL-2024a chromosome 2, EG11, whole genome shotgun sequence includes the following:
- the LOC105050687 gene encoding uncharacterized protein isoform X3 has translation MERRPPSEPKRSGKEKARKGAAAAAADGGDEEEVAAGEEEDKKRRPPAPAPASSAARRGSGGGGASQPCCQAEKCTADLTEAKRYHRRHKVCEAHSKAPVVIVAGLRQRFCQQCSRGIFQPTIPSTNTEKKKKTKMKEQTRHCEP, from the exons ATGGAGCGTCGACCGCCCTCGGAGCCCAAGCGGAGCGGGAAGGAGAAGGCCCGGAAGGGCGCCGCCGCCGCTGCCGCCGACGGCGGCGACGAGGAGGAGGTCGCGGCCGGGGAGGAGGAGGACAAGAAGAGGCGGCCCCCCGCTCCTGCTCCTGCTTCCTCCGCGGCCCGGCGGGGATCGGGCGGCGGGGGGGCGTCCCAGCCGTGCTGCCAGGCGGAGAAGTGCACCGCCGATCTGACGGAGGCCAAGAGGTACCACCGGCGGCACAAGGTGTGCGAGGCCCACTCCAAGGCCCCCGTCGTTATCGTCGCCGGCCTCCGCCAACGCTTCTGCCAGCAATGCAGCAG GGGAATCTTCCAGCCAACTATTCCATCCACAAAtacagaaaagaagaaaaaaacaaaaatgaaGGAACAAACGCGTCACTGTGAACCATAA
- the LOC105050687 gene encoding squamosa promoter-binding-like protein 13 isoform X1, which translates to MERRPPSEPKRSGKEKARKGAAAAAADGGDEEEVAAGEEEDKKRRPPAPAPASSAARRGSGGGGASQPCCQAEKCTADLTEAKRYHRRHKVCEAHSKAPVVIVAGLRQRFCQQCSRFHEISEFDDSKRSCRRRLAGHNERRRKSSAESQGEGSSRCRQADQDGRIQINLPGNPTYKHFQIR; encoded by the exons ATGGAGCGTCGACCGCCCTCGGAGCCCAAGCGGAGCGGGAAGGAGAAGGCCCGGAAGGGCGCCGCCGCCGCTGCCGCCGACGGCGGCGACGAGGAGGAGGTCGCGGCCGGGGAGGAGGAGGACAAGAAGAGGCGGCCCCCCGCTCCTGCTCCTGCTTCCTCCGCGGCCCGGCGGGGATCGGGCGGCGGGGGGGCGTCCCAGCCGTGCTGCCAGGCGGAGAAGTGCACCGCCGATCTGACGGAGGCCAAGAGGTACCACCGGCGGCACAAGGTGTGCGAGGCCCACTCCAAGGCCCCCGTCGTTATCGTCGCCGGCCTCCGCCAACGCTTCTGCCAGCAATGCAGCAG GTTCCATGAGATATCAGAGTTTGATGACTCTAAGAGGAGTTGCCGTAGACGCCTGGCTGGCCACAATGAGCGGCGCAGAAAGAGTTCTGCTGAATCACAGGGAGAGGGATCCAGCCGCTGCAGGCAGGCTGATCAAGATGGGAGGATTCAGATAAACCTCCCTGGAAATCCCACCTACAAGCATTTCCAGATCAGATAA
- the LOC105050687 gene encoding uncharacterized protein isoform X2, whose amino-acid sequence MERRPPSEPKRSGKEKARKGAAAAAADGGDEEEVAAGEEEDKKRRPPAPAPASSAARRGSGGGGASQPCCQAEKCTADLTEAKRYHRRHKVCEAHSKAPVVIVAGLRQRFCQQCSSAGSMRYQSLMTLRGVAVDAWLATMSGAERVLLNHRERDPAAAGRLIKMGGFR is encoded by the exons ATGGAGCGTCGACCGCCCTCGGAGCCCAAGCGGAGCGGGAAGGAGAAGGCCCGGAAGGGCGCCGCCGCCGCTGCCGCCGACGGCGGCGACGAGGAGGAGGTCGCGGCCGGGGAGGAGGAGGACAAGAAGAGGCGGCCCCCCGCTCCTGCTCCTGCTTCCTCCGCGGCCCGGCGGGGATCGGGCGGCGGGGGGGCGTCCCAGCCGTGCTGCCAGGCGGAGAAGTGCACCGCCGATCTGACGGAGGCCAAGAGGTACCACCGGCGGCACAAGGTGTGCGAGGCCCACTCCAAGGCCCCCGTCGTTATCGTCGCCGGCCTCCGCCAACGCTTCTGCCAGCAATGCAGCAG TGCAGGTTCCATGAGATATCAGAGTTTGATGACTCTAAGAGGAGTTGCCGTAGACGCCTGGCTGGCCACAATGAGCGGCGCAGAAAGAGTTCTGCTGAATCACAGGGAGAGGGATCCAGCCGCTGCAGGCAGGCTGATCAAGATGGGAGGATTCAGATAA